From a single Phocoena sinus isolate mPhoSin1 chromosome 1, mPhoSin1.pri, whole genome shotgun sequence genomic region:
- the LOC116757643 gene encoding LOW QUALITY PROTEIN: small integral membrane protein 10-like protein 2A (The sequence of the model RefSeq protein was modified relative to this genomic sequence to represent the inferred CDS: deleted 1 base in 1 codon; substituted 1 base at 1 genomic stop codon): protein MAAALSGLAVRLSRSAATGGSYGAFCKGLTGTLITFFDLAWRLRMNFPYFXVVASVILKVRLQVHI from the exons ATGGCGGCGGCCCTGTCGGGCCTGGCGGTAAGGCTGTCGCGCTCCGCCGCGACCGGCGGCTCGTACGGCGCCTTCTGCAAGGGGCTCACAGGCACGCTGATCACCTTCTTCGACCTGGCCTGGAGG CTGCGCATGAACTTCCCCTACTTCTAAGTCGTGGCTTCGGTGATTCTCAAAGTGCGCCTGCAGGTACATATTTAG